The following coding sequences are from one Vicugna pacos chromosome 19, VicPac4, whole genome shotgun sequence window:
- the SMIM26 gene encoding small integral membrane protein 26, whose protein sequence is MRPEQALAWYRRMSVVYGLGAWTVLGSLIFWGKRKSTPPGGEVEQKDVLTTEISESPKGFYVETIVTYREDFVPLSARIINYLKSWTGGPGPES, encoded by the exons ATGCGTCCGGAGCAGGCCCTGGCTTGGTACCGGCGGATGTCCGTGGTCTACGGCTTGGGCGCCTGGACCGTACTGGGCTCATTGATTTTCTGGGGTAAGAGAAAGAGCACGCCGCCAG gcgGTGAAGTAGAGCAGAAGGATGTCTTAACAACTGAAATATCTGAGTCCCCAAAAGGGTTTTATGTGGAAACGATTGTCACATACAGAGAAGATTTTGTTCCACTTTCTGCCAGGATCATCAACTATTTGAAGTCATGGACTGGTGGCCCTGGACCAGAATCATGA